From a single Salvelinus namaycush isolate Seneca chromosome 14, SaNama_1.0, whole genome shotgun sequence genomic region:
- the LOC120058844 gene encoding cAMP-dependent protein kinase inhibitor gamma-like: MDVETTTPYSDFINCDRTGRRNAVPDIQGQGAAASTSELTKDMEGLDLKVAEGDSGASPAPEGEGLTSQEAQGGEGPS; this comes from the exons ATGGATGTGGAGACAACAACACCGTACTCTGACTTCATCAACTGTGATCGTACAGGCCGCAGGAACGCAGTACCTGACATACAGGGACAGGGGGCAGCAGCCAGCACCAGTGAATTAACCAAAGACATGGAAGGGCTGGACCTTAAGGTGGcgg AAGGAGACTCTGGTGCATCACCAGCCCCTGAGGGTGAAGGCTTGACCAGCCAAGAGGCCCAGGGAGGCGAGGGCCCATCCTAA
- the LOC120058845 gene encoding adenosine deaminase-like, which yields MAEHFTEQIVFNKPKIELHVHLDGAIRVETILDVAERRGITLPACTVKEMTHICVVHQPATLTEFLGKFAEYMHVIAGDREAIKRIAYEFVEDKAKEGVIYVEVRYSPHFLANTDVEPIPWNQKEGDLSPDEVVCLVNQGLAEGEKAFNIIARSILCCMRHMPNWSMDVVELCKKYKKDGVVAIDLAGDESLNCEAYPGHRMAYEEAERCGVHRTVHAGEVGPASVVKEAVEILKAERIGHGYNILEDQVLYKQLLEQNMHFEVCPISSKLTGACDPDFTKHPVITFRKDKANYSLNTDDPLIFNSTLHLDYSTAQKYMGFTEEEFKRLNINSANSSFLPEKEKKDLVNKLYEAYGMVENTGF from the exons ATGGCAGAACACTTCACTGAACAAATAGTATTTAACAAACCAAAG ATTGAGCTGCATGTGCATCTTGATGGCGCTATCCGTGTGGAGACGATCCTAGACGTTGCCGA GCGACGTGGGATTACCCTGCCTGCATGCACAGTGAAGGAGATGACACACATCTGTGTGGTGCACCAGCCTGCCACGCTCACAGAGTTCCTCGGCAAGTTCGCAGAGTACATGCACGTCATTGC TGGCGACAGAGAGGCGATCAAGAGGATAGCCTATGAGTTTGTGGAGGACAAAGCCAAAGAGGGGGTGATCTACGTTGAAGTCAGATACAGTCCACACTTTCTGGCTAACACTGACGTAGAACCCATTccatggaaccaaaaaga AGGTGACTTGAGCCCAGATGAGGTCGTTTGCTTGGTGAACCAGGGTCTGGCCGAGGGAGAGAAGGCATTCAACATCATAGCCAGGTCCATTCTATGCTGCATGCGCCACATGCCAA ACTGGTCCATGGACGTGGTGGAGTTGTGTAAGAAGTACAAGAAGGATGGAGTGGTGGCTATTGATCTGGCAGGAGATGAGTCACTCAACTGTGAGGCCTACCCAGGACACAGGATGGCCTATGAG GAAGCAGAGAGATGTGGGGTCCACAGAACAGTCCATGCTGGAGAGGTAGGCCCTGCCTCTGTGGTGAAAGAG GCTGTGGAGATCCTGAAAGCAGAGAGAATAGGACATGGCTACAACATACTGGAGGACCAAGTGCTGTACAAACAACTCCTGGAGCAGAATATGCATTTTGAG GTGTGTCCCATATCCAGCAAACTGACTGGAGCCTGTGATCCAGACTTCACCAAGCATCCTGTCATCAC CTTCAGAAAGGATAAGGCCAACTACTCCCTGAACACAGACGACCCTTTGATTTTCAACTCCACCCTGCACTTAGACTACAGCACTGCCCAGAAGTACATGGGCTTCACCGAGGAGGAATTCAAGAGACTG AACATAAACTCCGCTAACTCCAGCTTCTTGcctgagaaggagaagaaggatcTTGTTAACAAGTTGTACGAAGCCTATGGAATGGTGGAGAACACTGGCTTTTAA